In the Methanobrevibacter sp. genome, one interval contains:
- a CDS encoding rubredoxin-like domain-containing protein, with product MAFLCKVCGFVLEEDELPEDYVCPVCGVPAANFEEQ from the coding sequence ATGGCTTTTTTATGTAAAGTATGTGGATTTGTTCTTGAAGAAGACGAATTGCCGGAAGATTACGTTTGTCCGGTCTGCGGAGTGCCTGCAGCAAACTTTGAAGAACAGTAA
- a CDS encoding YigZ family protein, whose translation MKTIRKAIQSETNIKKSQFICSLVPTKTKAESKKVIQKLNKQYSDATHNCTAYIVSDGEGFDDDGEPGGTAGKPMINVLRKNELHNVTAVVTRYFGGIKLGAGGLVRAYSKSVMEAIGEAEILEIEEYGIYNLIFEYSDIKTVDGEVRNNNLEVTNKDYSDRVIYSVVSKENRDILKIFEKYPKISAEFKNNEFLEK comes from the coding sequence ATGAAAACAATTAGAAAAGCAATACAAAGTGAAACCAACATTAAAAAATCCCAATTTATCTGTTCTCTGGTTCCAACAAAAACAAAAGCCGAATCAAAAAAGGTAATTCAGAAATTAAATAAGCAATACAGCGACGCGACGCATAACTGCACCGCATATATTGTAAGTGACGGGGAAGGCTTTGATGATGATGGCGAACCTGGAGGAACAGCCGGAAAGCCTATGATAAATGTTTTAAGGAAAAATGAACTTCACAATGTAACCGCTGTTGTTACAAGATACTTTGGCGGAATTAAACTTGGTGCAGGAGGGCTTGTAAGAGCATATTCAAAATCGGTTATGGAAGCTATCGGCGAGGCTGAAATACTTGAAATCGAAGAATATGGCATATATAATCTTATTTTTGAATACAGCGATATAAAAACAGTAGATGGTGAAGTCAGAAACAACAATCTAGAAGTCACAAATAAAGATTATTCAGACAGGGTCATCTACAGTGTAGTATCAAAAGAAAACAGAGATATTTTAAAAATATTTGAGAAATACCCTAAAATCAGTGCTGAATTTAAAAATAATGAATTTTTAGAAAAATAA
- a CDS encoding putative quinol monooxygenase, with product MIIVQAKAIPKDETSKNEIIGFAQDLIEKSREEAGNVDYNLLVNTDDDTLLFVEQWDSIEILNNHLKTEHFIKFGENIGDLVAEDLKISVFDANPTSL from the coding sequence ATGATTATTGTTCAAGCAAAAGCTATTCCTAAGGATGAAACAAGCAAAAATGAGATAATTGGATTTGCACAGGATCTGATTGAAAAATCAAGAGAAGAAGCAGGCAATGTAGATTATAATCTCCTGGTCAATACAGATGACGATACGCTGCTGTTTGTCGAGCAATGGGATTCTATCGAAATTCTAAACAATCACCTGAAAACAGAACACTTTATAAAATTCGGTGAAAACATAGGGGATTTGGTTGCAGAGGATTTAAAAATCAGTGTGTTTGATGCAAATCCGACATCTCTTTAA
- a CDS encoding rubredoxin: MAKFKCKVCGYVTDEFEELPEDYKCPMCGASADMFEKIE; encoded by the coding sequence ATGGCAAAATTTAAATGTAAAGTCTGCGGATATGTGACTGACGAATTTGAAGAACTTCCTGAGGATTATAAATGTCCTATGTGCGGCGCAAGCGCTGACATGTTCGAAAAAATTGAGTAG
- a CDS encoding rubredoxin, with the protein MAKYKCNICGYVFDENDIEEGLNIPDGTKFEDLPSSFKCPKCRMPKSMFQRID; encoded by the coding sequence ATGGCTAAGTATAAATGCAATATTTGCGGTTATGTTTTTGATGAAAATGATATTGAAGAAGGATTGAACATTCCTGACGGAACTAAATTTGAAGATTTGCCCTCTTCATTTAAATGTCCGAAATGCAGAATGCCGAAATCAATGTTTCAGAGAATAGATTAG
- a CDS encoding NAD(P)-dependent alcohol dehydrogenase, which produces MATFKGFAMKRLNETGWVEKEVPECGPLDAIIKPTCVSPCTSDIHTVWEGAIGDRKDMVLGHEAVGEVVEVGNLVQNFKPGDKVIVPAITPDWDDEAAQRGFPSQTTEPLGGWKFSNFKDGVFGERFHVNLADANLAHLPDGLSDEGACMLVDMWSTGMMGSENANIPLGGSVLVIGIGAVGLSSIAGSKLLGAGRILAAGTRPISVKVAKEYGATDIINYREGAIDEQVRELTDGVGVDSVIIAGGNLENTWKEAIASAKAGGTVSNVNYLSGADNVLIPRVEWGCGMSNITITNGLCPGGRVRMERLADLALYGRQDPELLVTHRFDGLEKIEDALYLMKDKPKDLIKPVVRLDLD; this is translated from the coding sequence ATGGCAACTTTTAAAGGTTTTGCAATGAAAAGACTAAATGAAACTGGTTGGGTTGAAAAAGAAGTTCCTGAATGTGGACCACTCGATGCTATTATCAAACCTACATGTGTATCTCCATGTACTTCAGATATTCATACTGTATGGGAAGGAGCAATTGGGGACCGTAAAGACATGGTTTTAGGACATGAAGCTGTAGGTGAAGTCGTTGAAGTTGGTAATTTAGTACAAAACTTCAAACCAGGGGATAAAGTAATTGTACCGGCTATTACTCCTGACTGGGATGATGAAGCTGCACAAAGAGGTTTCCCATCACAAACCACCGAACCGTTAGGTGGATGGAAATTCTCAAACTTTAAAGATGGTGTTTTCGGTGAAAGATTCCATGTGAATTTAGCAGATGCAAACTTAGCACATTTGCCTGATGGTTTGTCTGATGAAGGAGCTTGTATGCTGGTGGATATGTGGTCTACAGGTATGATGGGTTCTGAAAACGCCAACATTCCATTAGGTGGAAGCGTACTTGTCATAGGAATTGGAGCTGTAGGTCTTTCATCTATTGCAGGATCAAAGCTATTGGGTGCTGGAAGAATATTGGCAGCAGGAACAAGACCAATTTCTGTAAAAGTGGCAAAAGAATACGGTGCTACTGACATAATCAACTATAGGGAAGGTGCAATTGACGAGCAAGTAAGGGAACTGACTGATGGTGTAGGAGTTGACTCCGTTATCATCGCAGGAGGTAACCTTGAAAACACATGGAAAGAGGCAATTGCAAGTGCAAAAGCAGGAGGAACAGTTTCTAATGTAAATTACTTAAGCGGAGCAGATAATGTTTTAATACCTCGTGTAGAATGGGGTTGCGGTATGTCTAACATAACCATTACCAATGGACTATGTCCTGGTGGCCGTGTTAGAATGGAAAGACTGGCAGACCTTGCTTTATACGGTAGGCAAGATCCAGAGCTTTTAGTCACTCACAGATTTGACGGTTTAGAGAAAATTGAAGACGCTCTTTATTTAATGAAGGATAAACCAAAAGATTTAATCAAACCTGTTGTAAGACTTGATTTGGACTGA
- a CDS encoding acyltransferase, producing the protein MQFGVEYSPNSKPPVIGRNHTIRSNSIIYNDVVIGDNFRTGHNVVIRENTNIGDDVLIGTNTVIEGDVIIGNDVSIQSNVYIPTNSVIEDNVFIGPCACFTNDKYPVRINYELQGPKIRRGASIGGNTTFLSNVEIGEGSIVAAGAIVIHSVPPFYLAIGTPARIKPLPDYLKVPNKF; encoded by the coding sequence ATTCAGTTCGGTGTTGAATACTCTCCAAATTCAAAACCTCCCGTAATAGGTAGAAACCACACGATCAGATCAAATTCAATTATCTACAATGATGTGGTTATCGGAGATAATTTCAGAACCGGCCATAATGTGGTTATCCGTGAAAATACTAATATTGGCGATGATGTTTTAATTGGAACCAATACAGTTATTGAGGGCGACGTGATAATCGGAAACGATGTTAGCATTCAGTCTAATGTATACATTCCGACCAATTCCGTAATTGAAGATAATGTGTTTATCGGACCATGCGCCTGTTTTACCAATGATAAATATCCTGTCAGAATTAATTATGAACTTCAAGGACCTAAAATAAGGCGTGGAGCTTCAATAGGAGGCAACACAACATTTTTATCTAATGTTGAGATAGGTGAAGGGTCTATTGTTGCAGCAGGAGCTATCGTAATACATTCAGTTCCTCCCTTCTATCTGGCTATCGGAACACCTGCCCGTATCAAACCCCTTCCGGATTACCTGAAGGTTCCAAATAAATTTTAG